In Kangiella koreensis DSM 16069, a single window of DNA contains:
- a CDS encoding TonB family protein translates to MKITAKLASLLILFTASISSHATFDNAIEHYEEGAYKQAFMWFRSLAEIGHKGAQFNLGVMYLEGTGVETDPVKAYAWIKLSDKKEKKERAFLNEIRQKLNAEQQKEADFFFNSLDKSFSEEALKLALEPVYKPVDTSLDTENEAKPLKTIAPDYPYEAAMKGVEGWAKFAFKLDQEGTPTDIQVMDSYPGDVFVKDSIAAISKWQFETPSDKNQFNKVYKYRLSFELDKNNRKNRSIISEVKEKAEEGDPIAQYYYAKYAPMVERDPEFNTTLWLYKSAQQGIADAQYELAERLLAGQGCEKDKEKAISWLIQSASGNLGRSQFKLAKLFFKVDDKEKAYFWLDKAIESNDSEIALELAEYLYELKDSKYSLDLIIDQLNEADLERVAYPVKHHEFAANLYFLNGQFELAVESQEQAHKVMRKIKRVPDYMQKKLARYEEALATPSS, encoded by the coding sequence ATGAAAATAACTGCCAAGTTAGCTTCCTTATTAATTTTATTCACCGCATCAATTTCATCCCACGCAACCTTTGACAATGCTATAGAGCATTATGAAGAAGGAGCTTACAAGCAAGCCTTTATGTGGTTCCGGTCATTGGCCGAAATAGGCCACAAAGGCGCCCAGTTTAATCTGGGTGTGATGTACCTTGAGGGCACAGGAGTAGAAACCGATCCTGTTAAAGCTTATGCCTGGATCAAACTATCGGATAAGAAAGAAAAAAAAGAACGGGCATTTCTTAACGAAATCCGCCAGAAGCTTAACGCTGAACAGCAAAAAGAAGCAGATTTTTTTTTCAATAGCCTCGATAAATCTTTTAGTGAAGAAGCACTGAAGTTGGCCTTGGAACCTGTATATAAGCCAGTTGATACATCTTTGGATACTGAGAATGAGGCTAAGCCTCTTAAAACTATTGCTCCTGACTATCCTTATGAGGCAGCTATGAAAGGAGTAGAGGGCTGGGCGAAGTTTGCGTTTAAACTCGATCAGGAAGGTACTCCGACTGACATTCAGGTAATGGATTCATATCCCGGCGATGTGTTTGTCAAAGATTCAATTGCAGCAATTTCGAAATGGCAATTTGAAACTCCCAGTGACAAAAACCAATTCAATAAAGTCTATAAATATCGTTTAAGCTTTGAGCTTGATAAAAACAATAGAAAAAACAGGTCGATTATTTCAGAAGTTAAAGAAAAAGCAGAGGAAGGCGATCCTATAGCGCAATATTACTATGCAAAATATGCTCCTATGGTAGAGCGTGATCCAGAATTCAATACAACGTTGTGGCTATATAAGTCAGCACAGCAAGGAATTGCAGATGCGCAGTATGAGTTAGCAGAAAGGCTTCTTGCAGGTCAAGGATGTGAAAAAGACAAAGAAAAAGCAATCTCCTGGTTAATACAATCCGCATCAGGCAATCTTGGTCGTTCGCAATTCAAGCTGGCAAAGCTTTTCTTCAAAGTAGACGACAAAGAAAAAGCCTATTTCTGGCTGGATAAAGCCATCGAATCAAATGATTCAGAAATTGCTCTCGAATTAGCAGAATATTTATATGAATTAAAGGACTCCAAATATTCATTGGATTTAATCATCGACCAACTCAATGAAGCAGATCTAGAGAGAGTCGCCTACCCCGTCAAGCATCATGAGTTTGCAGCCAATCTTTACTTTTTAAATGGTCAATTCGAACTTGCTGTCGAAAGTCAGGAACAAGCTCATAAAGTGATGAGGAAAATTAAAAGAGTGCCTGACTATATGCAGAAAAAATTAGCTCGTTATGAAGAAGCCTTGGCAACCCCCAGTAGTTAG
- a CDS encoding thiolase family protein, producing the protein MSDPIVIVSAARTPMGGFGGALSTVKSTELGATAIKAAVERAGIKADDVQEVIMGCVLPAGVGQAPARQASLGAGLPQSTGATTVNKVCGSGMKTIMLAHDLLTAGTNDVMVAGGMESMSLAPYLLPTGRYGQRFGHGKTLDHMAFDGLEDAYEGQAMGVYAEQTVEKYGFTREDQDAFAIESLARANKAIEEGSFKSEITPVTVKSRKGDVEVDTDEQPLKARPDKIPALRPAFKKDGTVTAANASSISDGAAAVVLMRQSEAEKRGLKPLAKIVAQSTNARIPAEFTIAPVGAIEKVLDKAGWAKDDVDLFEINEAFAVVTMAAMKDLELDHAKVNVHGGACALGHPIGCSGTRIVVTLIEALRKYGKSKGVASLCIGGGEATALAIELI; encoded by the coding sequence ATGTCAGATCCAATCGTAATCGTTAGTGCTGCCAGAACCCCAATGGGTGGCTTCGGTGGCGCACTGTCCACTGTAAAATCAACTGAACTTGGCGCTACTGCTATCAAAGCTGCTGTGGAGCGCGCAGGCATTAAAGCCGATGATGTTCAAGAAGTCATCATGGGCTGTGTACTTCCGGCTGGCGTTGGCCAGGCTCCAGCACGTCAGGCTTCGCTTGGTGCAGGCCTACCACAATCAACTGGTGCCACTACAGTAAACAAAGTGTGTGGTTCTGGTATGAAAACTATCATGCTGGCCCATGACTTATTAACAGCTGGCACTAATGACGTAATGGTTGCTGGTGGTATGGAAAGCATGAGTCTTGCTCCTTACCTTCTTCCTACTGGCCGTTATGGTCAGCGCTTTGGCCATGGTAAAACTTTAGACCATATGGCTTTTGACGGTCTTGAAGATGCTTATGAAGGTCAGGCGATGGGTGTTTACGCAGAACAAACTGTTGAGAAATACGGTTTTACTCGCGAAGATCAGGATGCATTTGCCATTGAATCTTTGGCACGCGCGAATAAAGCAATTGAAGAAGGTTCATTCAAAAGTGAAATCACACCGGTCACGGTCAAATCTCGCAAAGGTGATGTTGAAGTAGATACTGACGAGCAGCCATTAAAAGCTCGCCCTGACAAGATCCCTGCACTACGCCCTGCTTTCAAAAAAGACGGTACTGTCACTGCGGCTAATGCCAGCTCTATTTCTGATGGTGCCGCGGCAGTTGTCTTGATGCGTCAATCCGAAGCTGAAAAGCGTGGCTTGAAACCTCTTGCCAAAATTGTTGCACAATCAACCAATGCTCGTATTCCTGCTGAATTCACCATTGCTCCCGTCGGCGCGATTGAAAAAGTATTGGATAAAGCCGGCTGGGCAAAAGATGACGTTGATTTATTCGAAATTAACGAAGCTTTTGCGGTAGTAACTATGGCTGCCATGAAAGATTTGGAACTTGATCACGCTAAAGTGAATGTTCACGGTGGTGCCTGCGCACTAGGTCACCCAATCGGTTGTTCTGGTACCCGTATTGTTGTTACCTTGATTGAAGCTTTGCGTAAGTATGGTAAGTCGAAAGGCGTTGCCTCTTTATGCATTGGTGGTGGCGAAGCAACAGCACTGGCCATTGAGCTTATTTAA
- the rmf gene encoding ribosome modulation factor translates to MKRQKRDKLQRAHTKGFNAALQGQSKENCPFEELNAREEWLGGWREGREAFTTNGMKAYI, encoded by the coding sequence ATGAAACGTCAGAAAAGAGATAAACTTCAAAGAGCCCACACCAAAGGTTTTAATGCCGCACTTCAAGGTCAGTCTAAAGAAAACTGTCCATTTGAAGAACTGAATGCGCGAGAGGAATGGCTAGGCGGCTGGCGAGAGGGCCGAGAGGCGTTTACCACCAATGGAATGAAAGCTTATATCTAA
- a CDS encoding enoyl-CoA hydratase/isomerase family protein translates to MSIGMNMSKSEALNITLDSNELGKAGRGVGYITLTRPEIHNAFDDKLINELTEAFVAMENNDEVEVVVLRAEGKSFSAGADLNWMRRMADYSWEENYQDSQALATLMNTIYSMSKTTVCQVQGAAFGGGVGLVACCDIVIASERASFCLSEVKLGLIPAVISPYVVKAMGERQAQRYFTTAERFKADKAAEYGLVHEVVSEDSLVEKTNEVIATLLSNGPQAVKAAKSLIRAVANQTIDQSLMDETARRIADIRASEQGKEGLNAFLEKRTADWSVGQSESSSQ, encoded by the coding sequence ATGAGTATAGGTATGAATATGAGCAAGAGTGAAGCATTAAACATTACCCTTGATTCGAACGAGCTGGGCAAAGCAGGACGCGGGGTTGGTTATATCACCCTCACCCGCCCTGAAATACACAATGCCTTTGATGACAAATTAATCAATGAGCTGACCGAAGCTTTTGTTGCAATGGAAAACAACGATGAGGTTGAAGTGGTTGTTCTTCGTGCTGAAGGCAAAAGTTTTTCTGCTGGCGCAGATTTAAACTGGATGCGTCGCATGGCTGATTATTCCTGGGAAGAAAATTATCAGGATTCGCAAGCTCTGGCGACTTTGATGAATACCATTTACAGCATGAGTAAAACCACTGTCTGTCAGGTGCAAGGTGCTGCCTTTGGGGGCGGCGTTGGTCTGGTGGCCTGTTGCGATATCGTCATTGCCTCTGAACGCGCCAGCTTCTGTCTATCGGAAGTGAAGCTTGGTCTTATTCCTGCCGTCATCAGTCCTTATGTGGTTAAAGCGATGGGCGAACGTCAGGCGCAGCGCTATTTCACCACTGCTGAGCGCTTCAAAGCTGATAAGGCTGCTGAGTATGGTCTGGTTCATGAAGTGGTTTCCGAAGACTCATTGGTTGAAAAAACAAATGAAGTCATTGCGACTCTTTTAAGTAATGGACCACAAGCAGTTAAAGCGGCAAAAAGTTTAATTAGAGCTGTAGCGAATCAAACCATTGACCAATCCTTGATGGATGAAACGGCACGTCGCATTGCAGACATTCGTGCCAGCGAACAAGGCAAAGAAGGTTTGAACGCTTTCCTCGAAAAACGTACTGCTGATTGGTCAGTAGGCCAGTCTGAAAGCAGCTCACAATAA
- a CDS encoding carboxyl transferase domain-containing protein: MPVIKSSLNPRSASFTENAEAMTALVDDLRDKMEYITQGGGPKYQEKHLSRGKLLPRERVRKLLDVGSPFLEISQMAAWDLYDNKVPAAGLIAGIGRVSGIECMIVANDATVKGGTYFPETVKKHLRAQEIAEENNLPCIYLVDSGGANLPQQDEVFPDKEHFGRIFYNQANMSAKGIPQIAVVMGSCTAGGAYVPAMADESIIVKEQGTIFLGGPPLVKAATGEVVSSEDLGGADVHCKTSGVTDHYALNDEHALKLARQVVSNLNRKKTPSVTLKKPVEPLYPAEELYGVINKDPRKPFDVRELIARIVDGSELDEFKPLYGNTLICGFARIHGYPVGIVANNGILFSESALKGAHFIELCSQRGIPLVFLQNITGFMVGRKYENEGIAKNGAKMVTAVACAKVPKFTIIVGGSFGAGNYGMCGRAYSPKFLWMWPNARISVMGGEQAANVLAQIKRDNFERSDQPMWSEEEEKEFKRPIEEQYEKQGHPYYSSARLWDDGIIDPADTRMVLGLGLSVAMNKEAEETKFGVFRM; this comes from the coding sequence ATGCCTGTAATTAAATCTTCACTCAATCCTCGTAGCGCAAGTTTTACCGAGAATGCCGAAGCGATGACTGCTTTGGTCGACGACTTACGCGACAAGATGGAATACATCACTCAAGGTGGTGGCCCAAAGTATCAGGAAAAACATTTATCACGCGGCAAATTATTGCCTCGTGAGCGTGTGCGCAAACTGCTTGATGTAGGCTCACCCTTCCTTGAGATTTCACAAATGGCAGCCTGGGATTTGTATGACAACAAAGTTCCAGCCGCGGGTTTAATTGCCGGTATCGGCCGCGTTTCAGGCATTGAATGCATGATCGTTGCCAACGATGCCACCGTAAAAGGCGGAACCTATTTTCCTGAGACGGTAAAAAAACATTTACGCGCTCAGGAAATTGCAGAAGAAAATAATCTGCCGTGCATTTATCTGGTCGATTCAGGCGGTGCCAACCTGCCACAACAGGATGAAGTATTCCCTGATAAAGAACACTTTGGTCGTATTTTCTATAACCAGGCCAACATGTCAGCTAAAGGCATTCCTCAAATTGCGGTCGTCATGGGTTCTTGTACCGCTGGCGGTGCTTACGTTCCTGCGATGGCTGATGAGTCCATTATTGTTAAAGAGCAAGGAACCATTTTCTTAGGTGGTCCGCCGCTAGTTAAAGCAGCAACTGGCGAAGTGGTTTCCAGCGAAGATTTAGGCGGCGCAGACGTTCACTGTAAAACCTCTGGCGTAACTGACCATTATGCTCTGAATGATGAGCATGCTTTGAAATTAGCACGTCAGGTTGTATCAAATTTGAATCGTAAGAAAACGCCATCGGTTACTCTGAAAAAACCGGTTGAGCCACTCTATCCTGCTGAAGAGTTGTACGGTGTTATTAACAAAGATCCTCGCAAACCTTTCGATGTTCGCGAACTGATTGCGCGAATCGTCGATGGTTCAGAGCTGGATGAATTCAAACCTTTATATGGTAATACATTGATCTGTGGTTTCGCCCGCATTCATGGTTACCCCGTGGGCATCGTTGCTAATAACGGTATTCTGTTCTCTGAGTCAGCGCTTAAAGGTGCTCACTTTATTGAACTGTGTTCACAGCGTGGCATTCCTCTTGTGTTCCTGCAAAATATTACGGGCTTCATGGTTGGTCGCAAATACGAAAATGAAGGGATCGCTAAGAACGGCGCGAAAATGGTGACAGCTGTGGCCTGTGCCAAAGTACCAAAGTTCACCATCATTGTTGGCGGCAGTTTTGGTGCCGGTAACTATGGTATGTGTGGTCGTGCATACAGCCCAAAATTCTTATGGATGTGGCCTAACGCACGCATCTCTGTGATGGGTGGCGAGCAGGCGGCCAACGTATTAGCACAAATTAAGCGTGATAATTTTGAACGTTCTGATCAGCCGATGTGGTCTGAAGAAGAAGAAAAAGAATTTAAGCGTCCGATTGAAGAGCAATATGAAAAGCAAGGACACCCTTACTATTCAAGCGCTCGCTTATGGGACGACGGTATTATTGATCCAGCTGATACTCGTATGGTGCTCGGTCTGGGATTGTCTGTTGCCATGAACAAAGAAGCCGAAGAAACCAAGTTCGGCGTCTTCAGAATGTAA
- a CDS encoding acyl-CoA dehydrogenase family protein, which produces MILTEEQTMIQDMARGYVQERIAPFAEEWDKNKTFPAEALQGLAELGFYGMLVPEQWGGCEIGYVAAALVLEEIAAGDGACSTIISVTNSVGCMPILNFGTDEQKEKFLKPLASGEKLGAFCLTEPHAGSDASDLKTKAVLEKGPDGDHYIINGSKQFITSGKNGDTAIVFAVTDPSAGKKGISAFIVPTDTPGYIVSNIEDKMGQNASDTASIVFEDCRVPAENLLGKEGEGYKIALSGLEGGRIGIAAQSVGMARAAYEYALQYSKERTSFGKPINKHQAVQFKLADMATQVEAARQMVLHAAQLRDNNLPCLKEACMAKLFASEIAEKVCSEAIQILGGYGYLRDYPVERIYRDVRIAQIYEGTSEVQRMVIGRAIASE; this is translated from the coding sequence ATGATTCTGACTGAAGAACAAACAATGATTCAGGATATGGCCAGGGGCTATGTGCAGGAGCGCATAGCCCCTTTCGCCGAAGAATGGGACAAGAACAAAACCTTCCCGGCCGAGGCTTTGCAAGGTCTTGCTGAGCTTGGTTTTTATGGCATGTTAGTGCCTGAGCAATGGGGTGGCTGTGAGATTGGTTATGTGGCCGCGGCTTTGGTATTGGAAGAAATCGCTGCGGGCGACGGCGCCTGTTCTACCATTATTTCGGTCACCAACTCAGTTGGTTGTATGCCGATCTTGAATTTCGGTACTGATGAGCAGAAAGAGAAATTCTTAAAGCCATTAGCCTCTGGTGAGAAGCTCGGCGCTTTTTGTTTAACCGAGCCACATGCTGGCAGTGATGCATCAGACCTTAAGACTAAAGCTGTTCTAGAAAAGGGTCCAGATGGAGACCATTATATTATTAATGGCTCTAAACAATTTATCACTTCAGGCAAAAATGGCGATACCGCGATTGTCTTTGCAGTAACCGACCCCAGTGCTGGCAAGAAAGGTATTAGTGCCTTTATTGTGCCAACCGACACTCCGGGCTACATCGTTTCCAACATTGAAGATAAGATGGGGCAAAATGCTTCGGACACAGCTTCAATCGTTTTCGAAGACTGCCGTGTTCCAGCCGAAAACCTGCTCGGTAAAGAAGGTGAAGGTTACAAAATCGCCCTTTCCGGTTTAGAAGGCGGCCGTATCGGTATCGCAGCTCAATCTGTGGGTATGGCCCGAGCAGCCTATGAGTATGCGCTTCAATACTCAAAAGAAAGAACTTCTTTTGGTAAACCGATTAACAAGCATCAAGCAGTACAATTCAAGCTGGCCGATATGGCAACTCAGGTTGAAGCGGCGCGCCAGATGGTGTTACATGCGGCACAACTACGCGATAATAACTTACCCTGCTTAAAAGAAGCCTGTATGGCTAAATTATTCGCATCAGAGATCGCTGAAAAAGTGTGCTCAGAAGCGATTCAAATTTTAGGCGGTTACGGTTATTTACGTGATTATCCCGTTGAAAGAATTTATCGCGACGTTCGCATCGCACAGATTTACGAAGGTACTAGCGAAGTTCAGCGCATGGTGATTGGCCGTGCAATCGCATCAGAATAA
- a CDS encoding acetyl/propionyl/methylcrotonyl-CoA carboxylase subunit alpha, translating into MFTKILIANRGEIACRVIKTAKKLGIKTVAVYSEADKDAMHVAMADEAVYLGPAPARESYLKGELIIEACKKTGAQAVHPGYGFLSENADFAKALAENDIEFIGPPEGAIIAMGSKSAAKEIMEEANVPLVKGYHGENQDGDFLKSQADEIGYPVIIKATAGGGGKGMRIVWKEDDFASSLASCKRESAASFSDDKVLVEKYITKPRHVEIQVFADKHGNAVHLFERDCSVQRRHQKVIEEAPAPGLSEETRSKMGQVAIRAAQAIGYVGAGTVEFLYDEDESFYFMEMNTRLQVEHPVTEKITGQDLVEWQLKVAADQKLPMQQDELSINGHAFEVRIYAEDPNQDFLPATGTLLHLNTPEESEHVRIDTGVTQGDSVSVHYDPMIAKLIVWDQDRNAALARLRGALAQYQIVGLTTNVPFLAALAHSQGFEDLDLDTNFIERYKDDLILDEEAADDDTLVAAAVYQLLKREQTAAENAKNSEDPYSPWHSVNGWRLNTDNHHTFEYLDKVDGIANDVEVIVHFRDQGYLLDLPSGELPVHSATLNGHILRLDANGKRFNATVVDDGANLHIFIHGHYKVLEKVERGLAGDSEDAGGSLTAPMPGTVIEVLVSEGDHVESGQPLVILEAMKMEHTINAPTAGVVSEIHYAAGDLVDDGAELLSLEVAE; encoded by the coding sequence ATGTTTACAAAAATATTGATTGCTAACCGTGGCGAGATTGCTTGCCGCGTGATTAAAACGGCTAAAAAACTCGGCATCAAAACCGTTGCTGTTTATTCAGAAGCCGATAAAGACGCCATGCATGTGGCGATGGCCGATGAAGCGGTCTATTTAGGCCCTGCTCCAGCGCGTGAATCTTATCTTAAAGGTGAACTAATTATTGAGGCCTGTAAAAAGACAGGTGCTCAAGCAGTACACCCTGGCTATGGTTTCTTATCTGAAAATGCAGACTTTGCTAAAGCTCTTGCCGAAAACGATATTGAATTTATCGGACCACCAGAAGGCGCGATTATCGCAATGGGCTCAAAGTCAGCCGCTAAAGAAATCATGGAAGAAGCCAATGTACCTTTAGTTAAAGGCTATCATGGTGAAAATCAGGATGGAGACTTCCTGAAATCGCAAGCTGATGAGATTGGCTACCCGGTTATCATCAAAGCAACGGCTGGTGGTGGCGGTAAAGGTATGCGCATTGTCTGGAAAGAAGATGACTTTGCTTCGAGCTTGGCTTCTTGTAAGCGTGAATCTGCGGCCTCTTTTAGTGACGATAAAGTTCTCGTCGAAAAATACATCACGAAACCTCGTCACGTTGAGATTCAGGTCTTTGCAGATAAGCACGGCAACGCAGTGCATTTATTTGAGCGTGACTGCTCAGTGCAACGTCGCCATCAAAAAGTGATTGAAGAAGCCCCTGCCCCAGGTCTAAGCGAAGAAACCCGTTCCAAGATGGGCCAGGTAGCGATTCGCGCAGCACAGGCGATTGGTTATGTGGGCGCAGGTACGGTTGAGTTCTTATACGATGAAGACGAGTCATTCTACTTCATGGAAATGAATACTCGTTTGCAGGTCGAGCATCCGGTTACTGAAAAAATCACTGGCCAAGACTTGGTTGAGTGGCAATTGAAAGTCGCTGCCGATCAAAAGTTACCGATGCAGCAAGATGAATTGAGCATCAATGGTCATGCTTTCGAGGTGCGTATCTACGCTGAAGATCCGAATCAGGATTTCTTGCCAGCAACCGGTACCTTGTTACACCTGAACACGCCAGAGGAATCTGAGCATGTTCGTATTGATACCGGAGTCACTCAGGGTGACTCTGTGTCTGTTCACTATGATCCGATGATTGCAAAATTGATTGTGTGGGATCAGGATCGTAACGCAGCACTTGCTCGCTTGCGCGGCGCCTTAGCTCAGTATCAGATTGTTGGTTTAACCACTAATGTACCTTTCCTTGCCGCACTGGCTCACAGTCAGGGCTTTGAAGACCTTGACCTCGACACTAACTTTATCGAACGTTACAAAGACGATTTGATTTTAGATGAAGAAGCCGCTGACGACGACACTCTGGTTGCAGCAGCGGTTTATCAGCTATTAAAACGTGAGCAAACTGCAGCAGAAAATGCCAAGAATAGTGAAGACCCCTATTCGCCATGGCACTCAGTCAATGGCTGGCGTTTAAATACCGATAACCATCATACTTTTGAATATCTGGACAAGGTTGATGGCATTGCTAATGACGTGGAAGTTATTGTCCATTTCCGCGACCAAGGCTATCTACTTGACCTACCCAGTGGCGAGTTGCCGGTTCACAGCGCAACTCTTAATGGTCATATTCTACGTCTTGATGCCAATGGCAAACGCTTTAATGCAACCGTTGTTGATGATGGTGCCAATTTGCATATCTTCATTCACGGACACTACAAAGTACTTGAGAAAGTTGAGCGTGGCTTGGCTGGTGATTCCGAAGATGCAGGCGGTAGCTTAACGGCGCCAATGCCTGGCACTGTCATTGAAGTATTAGTCAGTGAAGGCGATCACGTTGAATCAGGTCAGCCATTAGTGATTCTTGAAGCTATGAAAATGGAACACACCATCAACGCACCTACTGCAGGTGTGGTCAGTGAAATTCATTATGCCGCTGGCGACCTGGTGGATGATGGCGCTGAACTGCTTTCCCTGGAGGTGGCTGAATAA
- a CDS encoding isovaleryl-CoA dehydrogenase, with amino-acid sequence MYPSLNFDLGETADMIREMVRGFAEKEIAPIAEKTDHDNLFPHHLWKKFGELGLLGITVEEEYGGSGMGYLEHVVAMEEISRASASIGLSYGAHSNLCVNQIRRNGSEEQKQKYLPKLCSGEHVGALAMSEPGAGSDVVGMKLRAELKGDKYILNGNKMWITNGPEADVLVVYAKTEPDAGSKGITAFIIEKGFKGFSTAQKLDKLGMRGSNTCELVFEDCEVPAENVMGPINEGVKILMSGLDYERAVLSAGPLGIMRACMDVVVPYVHERKQFGKPIGSFQLIQGKVADMYTTMNASRAYVYAVAKSCDRGETTRKDAAAAILFAAENATKLALDAIQVLGGNGYINEYSTGRLLRDAKLYEIGAGTSEIRRMLIGRELFNETA; translated from the coding sequence ATGTATCCATCGTTGAACTTTGATTTAGGCGAAACCGCCGACATGATCCGCGAAATGGTTCGTGGGTTTGCGGAAAAAGAAATTGCACCGATTGCTGAAAAAACAGACCACGACAACCTGTTCCCGCACCATTTGTGGAAGAAATTTGGTGAGCTGGGTCTTTTAGGCATCACAGTCGAAGAAGAATACGGTGGTTCTGGCATGGGCTATCTTGAGCACGTGGTGGCGATGGAAGAAATCAGCCGTGCCAGTGCCTCTATCGGCTTAAGCTACGGCGCCCACTCTAACTTGTGTGTCAACCAGATTCGTCGCAATGGCTCAGAAGAGCAAAAGCAGAAATACCTACCAAAACTATGCTCAGGCGAGCATGTCGGTGCCTTGGCGATGTCTGAGCCAGGAGCCGGTTCTGACGTTGTTGGCATGAAGCTACGTGCTGAGCTTAAAGGTGATAAGTACATTCTTAACGGCAACAAGATGTGGATTACCAATGGCCCAGAAGCCGATGTGTTGGTTGTTTATGCTAAAACTGAGCCAGACGCAGGTTCAAAAGGTATTACCGCCTTTATTATCGAAAAAGGCTTCAAAGGTTTCTCGACAGCGCAGAAACTCGACAAATTGGGTATGCGCGGCTCGAACACATGTGAATTAGTTTTCGAAGACTGTGAAGTGCCTGCCGAAAACGTCATGGGCCCTATTAATGAAGGTGTTAAAATCCTGATGAGCGGCCTGGATTACGAGCGTGCAGTGCTATCTGCGGGCCCACTAGGCATCATGCGTGCCTGTATGGATGTGGTAGTTCCATACGTTCATGAGCGTAAACAGTTCGGCAAGCCAATCGGCTCCTTCCAGCTTATACAAGGCAAAGTAGCCGATATGTACACTACCATGAACGCCAGCCGTGCTTATGTTTATGCTGTAGCTAAATCCTGTGACCGTGGTGAAACAACCCGTAAAGACGCCGCTGCAGCAATTCTATTCGCAGCAGAAAATGCTACAAAGCTGGCATTGGATGCGATTCAAGTATTGGGCGGTAATGGTTACATCAACGAATACTCTACGGGCCGTTTATTGCGTGACGCCAAATTGTATGAAATCGGCGCGGGCACCTCGGAAATTCGTCGTATGTTGATTGGCCGTGAGTTGTTTAACGAAACAGCCTAA
- a CDS encoding MerR family transcriptional regulator, with protein MSGQTAKTISEREYSISDLAKEFEITSRSIRHYEDEKLICPERRGVHRIYSARDRVRLQLILRGKRLGFSLAEIREIIDLYDLPEGKQKQAKLLVELIQKRRDALLQQRKDIEHMLKELDMLEQKLD; from the coding sequence ATGTCAGGCCAGACAGCAAAAACCATCAGCGAACGAGAATACAGTATTAGCGATCTCGCCAAAGAGTTCGAAATTACTTCACGCTCCATTCGCCATTATGAAGATGAAAAACTGATTTGCCCTGAGCGTCGCGGTGTTCACCGTATTTACAGCGCCAGAGACAGGGTCCGTTTACAACTTATTCTTCGCGGAAAACGTCTTGGCTTCTCACTGGCCGAAATCCGCGAAATTATCGATTTATATGATTTGCCTGAAGGTAAGCAAAAGCAGGCAAAACTTCTCGTAGAACTCATCCAGAAACGTCGGGATGCCCTGCTCCAACAGCGTAAAGACATTGAGCATATGCTGAAAGAGCTGGATATGCTCGAGCAGAAGCTGGACTGA